One region of Zingiber officinale cultivar Zhangliang chromosome 7B, Zo_v1.1, whole genome shotgun sequence genomic DNA includes:
- the LOC122006024 gene encoding 3-oxo-Delta(4,5)-steroid 5-beta-reductase-like, which translates to MSWWWAGAIGAARKKLDDDSAPSLGVKYESVALVIGATGIVGSSLVDILPLSDTPGGPWKVYAVSRRSPNPALLPASDADDVALPVHYVQCDVLDPEDASAKLSPLTDVTHIFYVAWASRTVEAENRAVNATMLRNVLAAVVPSAPNLRHVCLQTGRKHYLGPFESLGKVPAHEPPFSEDLPRLPVPNFYYDQEDVLFDELSKREGGVTWSIHRPTTIFGFSPTSLMNLIGTLCVYAAICRKEGAPLRWPGSQITWDGFSDASDADLIAEQQIWAAVDPYARNEAFNCSNGDVFKWKHLWAALAEQFGVEAVGFQEDAERFTLEEAMRGKEALWADIVAEHDLVPTKLDEVATWWFADVVLGAPMEHLDSMNKSKEHGFFGFRNTVTSFNSWIEKMRAFKIVP; encoded by the coding sequence ATGAGTTGGTGGTGGGCGGGCGCCATCGGCGCGGCGAGGAAGAAGCTGGACGACGACTCCGCCCCCTCCCTCGGCGTCAAGTACGAGAGCGTCGCCCTAGTCATCGGCGCCACCGGAATCGTCGGTTCGTCCCTCGTCGACATCCTCCCGCTCTCCGACACCCCTGGCGGCCCTTGGAAGGTCTACGCTGTCTCCCGCCGTTCCCCCAATCCTGCTCTCCTCCCAGCCTCCGACGCCGACGACGTCGCCCTGCCCGTACACTACGTCCAGTGCGATGTCCTCGACCCCGAAGACGCCTCCGCGAAGCTCTCCCCGCTCACCGATGTGACTCACATCTTCTACGTCGCCTGGGCCAGTCGCACCGTCGAGGCCGAGAACCGCGCCGTCAACGCGACGATGCTCCGTAACGTCCTTGCCGCCGTTGTCCCCTCCGCCCCCAACCTCCGTCACGTTTGCCTGCAGACGGGGCGCAAGCACTACCTCGGCCCCTTCGAATCCCTTGGCAAAGTCCCCGCTCATGAGCCACCCTTCAGCGAGGACCTCCCTCGTCTCCCCGTCCCCAACTTCTACTACGACCAGGAAGACGTCCTGTTCGACGAATTGTCCAAGAGGGAGGGCGGCGTGACCTGGTCGATCCACCGCCCCACCACCATCTTCGGCTTCTCCCCCACCAGTCTCATGAACCTAATCGGCACCCTGTGCGTCTACGCGGCGATATGCCGGAAGGAAGGGGCGCCGCTCCGGTGGCCGGGAAGCCAGATCACATGGGACGGGTTCAGCGACGCGTCGGACGCGGATCTGATCGCGGAGCAGCAGATCTGGGCGGCCGTCGACCCCTACGCGAGGAACGAGGCGTTCAACTGCAGCAACGGGGACGTGTTCAAGTGGAAGCATCTGTGGGCGGCGCTGGCGGAGCAGTTCGGGGTGGAGGCGGTGGGGTTCCAGGAGGACGCGGAGCGGTTCACGCTGGAGGAGGCGATGAGGGGCAAGGAGGCGCTGTGGGCGGACATCGTGGCAGAGCACGATTTGGTGCCGACGAAGCTGGACGAGGTGGCTACCTGGTGGTTCGCCGACGTGGTGCTGGGCGCCCCGATGGAGCACCTCGACAGCATgaacaagagcaaggagcacggcTTCTTTGGGTTCCGCAACACCGTCACTTCCTTCAATTCTTGGATCGAGAAGATGAGGGCCTTCAAGATCGTCCCCTGA